The Streptobacillus ratti DNA window CAGTCCCGTTGACGGGGTAATACTGTGTGGAGAATGGCGCAAGCATTGCCCCCGCCTCTGTCCCTTTCACATCCATGCGCTTACCGTCTACATTCAGCCGGGACAGGGTCACGTAATACGGCGTGGGATTGCTAATACCCAGTCCATGTTCCGTATTGCTGAAAGTCAGCTTTTTGGCCGCTTCACTCGCCGGCATTGACAGCCCGGAAGGCCGGTAAAACAGTTTAATCACCGACTGTATACCGACTGAAATACGGGCTGACACACCAGACTGTGTCCCTTCGGCGGCATCTGATGTCGAAGGAATAGCCAAAAAACTCAAATAAAAAACCGATTCACGATCCGCAGGTAATTGTGCTGCGCCATTACGGAC harbors:
- a CDS encoding fimbrial biogenesis chaperone; translated protein: VRNGAAQLPADRESVFYLSFLAIPSTSDAAEGTQSGVSARISVGIQSVIKLFYRPSGLSMPASEAAKKLTFSNTEHGLGISNPTPYYVTLSRLNVDGKRMDVKGTEAGAMLAPFSTQYYPVNGT